The nucleotide sequence CTCACCGAGCTGTTCGCCGTGGACGTCACCGCGGCGACCGGGCGCTGCGTGAGCTGCGGCGACACGCGCCGGGTCGCGGACCTGCGGGTCTACGGCCACAATCTCGGCTGGGTGGCCCGCTGCCCGAGCTGCGAGCACGTCATGCTGCGGCTGGTCCGCTCGCCCGACGCGGCCTGGCTGGACCTGCAGGGGACGCTGAGCCTGCGCGTCCCACTGCCACCGCAGGCCTGACGCTGTCGGCCTGACGCCGCCGGCCGGGCCTCAGGGCTCGACCAGCCGCACCCCGGTCGACTCGCGCAGCATCAGCCACGCCGGCACCGTCTCGACGCCACCCTCGACGGGCCGGCCGGCGATCAGGTCGAGCAGCCGGGTCGCCGCCACCCGGCCCACCTCGCGCAGATTGGGGTCGACCGTGGTCAGCGGCGGCCGGCACCCCGCGGCCATCGGCTCCCAGTTGTCGAACCCGATCACGGCGATGTCGCCCGGCACCCGCAGCCGGCGGTCGCGCAAGGTCTCGACGACCCCCCGCGCGATCTGGTCGGAGCCGCAGAAGACGGCGTCGGTGTCGGGGGCGGCGTGCAGCAGCATCTCGGCGGCGCGGCGGCCCCAGTCCTCGCTCCACTCGCCGTAGAACACCTGCCGTCCGGCGAGGTCCAGGCCGGCCTCGTCGAGCACCTGCCCCAACCCGGCGGCGCGCTCGCGGGGGTCGGCGAAGCGCTCCGGGCCGGTGATGTGGCCGATGCGGGTGCGCCCGCTGGCCAGCAGATGCCGCGCCGCCAGCACCCCGCCGCCGATGTCGTCCGTCGTGACGCAGAAGTCGCCGGGGTCGCTGGACTGCGCGATGACGTAGACCACCGGCACCGCTGAGGCGACCGCCAGCGGCGGCCGGGTCTGCTTGCGGCGGCCGGCGACGATGATGCCGTCGACCCGGCGTTCGTCGAGGGTCTCGGCGTGGTGGTGCTCGCGGATGGGGTCGTCGCGGGTGTCGCAGAGGAAGACGGAGACGCGGTCGGCGCCGAGGGCGTCCTCGACACCGAGCATGAGCGGGTTGCCGAACCGGCCGAACCGGTCGGTGGTGATGACGGCGACGGTGAAGGTGCGGCCGGACTGCAGGCTCTGGGCCAGCGAGTTGGGCCGGAATCCGAGTTCGCGGGCAGCGGCGACGACCCGGGCCCGGGTCTCGTCGCGCAACTGGCCGCGGTTGTTCAGCGCCTTCGACACCGTCCCGACCGACACGCCGGCCCGCGCGGCGACGTCGCGGACGGTGGGTACCCGCTGCTGAGTCACCCTTCTTTTCACCCCTCAGGTCGATCCGCTCATGGTGATGGTTCTTGACGATGCTTGGCGAGGCACACTAGCGTGCCGCCAGAAAACCTATTCCGGATGTTCACACTACACCGGGCTCAAGTGCAGGAAAACAGTTTCCGAGAGCGAGCGTCCATGACACACACCACGCCGGCCGGACCGGTGGCGCCGTCCGCCGCGGCGGCCGTGCGGCTGTGGCCGCTCGGCGTCGACCGCGTGCGGGTCACCGGCGGCCTGGCGGGGGAGTGGCAGCGGCGGACGCGCGACGTCACGGTCCCGGCGGCGGTCGCCCTGGTCGAGAGCACCGGCACGCTGCGCAACCTGGAGATCGCGGCTGGCGAGGCCGAGGGCGAGTTCGAGGGCATGCACTTCGCCGACTCCGACGTCAGCAAGGTCCTCGAGGCCGTCGCCTGGCAGCTGGCCGCCGACGGCCCCGACGCCAAGCTCGAGGCCACCGTCGACCACTGGACCGGCGTCCTCGAGCGCGCCCAGCGTCCCGACGGCTACCTGAACTCCCGGATCCAGGTCACCGCGCCCGGCGATCGCTACGCGAACCTCGTCTCCAGCCACGAGCTGTACTGCTACGGCCACCTCATCCAGGCCGCCGTGGCTCTGGACCGCGCCACCGGCGACGACCGCCTGCTCGCCGTCGCCCGCCGGGCCGCCGACCACGTCGTCGCCGAGTTCCTCCGCGGCGGCCGCACCGACCTCGACGGGCACCCCGGAGTCGAGACCGCGCTGGTCGAGCTGTACCGGCACACGGGCGAGCGGTCCTACCTCGACCAGGCCGCCGAGTTCGTGGAACGACGGGGCTACGGTTTCGCCGGCGAGTCCGATCGCGGCTGCGTCTATCTGGTCGACCACGAGCCGCTCCGCACCGCCACGACACTGAACGGCCACGCCGTGCGGGCGCTCTATCTCGAGGCCGGCGCGGTCGACGTCGCGGTCGAGACCGGCGACGAGGAGCTGCTGGCCGCGTCGATCCGCCGCTGGGACGACGCCGTCGCGCACAAGACGGCGCTCACCGGCGGGCACGGCTCGCGGCACCTG is from Jiangella alkaliphila and encodes:
- a CDS encoding DUF6510 family protein, which produces MTDEFQDGNVLAGPLTELFAVDVTAATGRCVSCGDTRRVADLRVYGHNLGWVARCPSCEHVMLRLVRSPDAAWLDLQGTLSLRVPLPPQA
- a CDS encoding LacI family DNA-binding transcriptional regulator, producing the protein MTQQRVPTVRDVAARAGVSVGTVSKALNNRGQLRDETRARVVAAARELGFRPNSLAQSLQSGRTFTVAVITTDRFGRFGNPLMLGVEDALGADRVSVFLCDTRDDPIREHHHAETLDERRVDGIIVAGRRKQTRPPLAVASAVPVVYVIAQSSDPGDFCVTTDDIGGGVLAARHLLASGRTRIGHITGPERFADPRERAAGLGQVLDEAGLDLAGRQVFYGEWSEDWGRRAAEMLLHAAPDTDAVFCGSDQIARGVVETLRDRRLRVPGDIAVIGFDNWEPMAAGCRPPLTTVDPNLREVGRVAATRLLDLIAGRPVEGGVETVPAWLMLRESTGVRLVEP